In one window of Nesterenkonia sandarakina DNA:
- the rpsH gene encoding 30S ribosomal protein S8 → MTMTDPVADMLTRLRNANSAFHDQVSMPSSKLKVRLADILKAEGYISEWREEEAEVGKTLAIDLKFGPNRERSIAGLRRISKPGLRVYAKSTNLPHVLGGLGIAILSTSSGLLTDRQAAKKGVGGEVLAYVW, encoded by the coding sequence ATGACAATGACTGACCCAGTCGCAGACATGCTGACACGTCTGCGCAATGCCAACTCGGCTTTCCACGATCAGGTCTCCATGCCCAGCTCCAAGCTGAAGGTTCGCTTGGCTGACATCCTGAAGGCGGAAGGCTACATCTCCGAATGGCGCGAAGAGGAGGCCGAGGTCGGCAAGACCCTGGCCATCGACCTCAAGTTCGGCCCGAACCGTGAGCGTTCGATCGCCGGCCTGCGCCGCATCTCCAAGCCCGGTCTCCGGGTGTACGCGAAGTCCACGAACCTCCCGCACGTCCTGGGTGGCCTCGGCATCGCGATCCTGTCCACGTCCTCCGGTCTCCTCACGGACCGGCAGGCAGCCAAGAAGGGTGTGGGTGGGGAAGTCCTCGCCTACGTCTGGTAA